The Petrotoga mobilis SJ95 genomic sequence TAGAAAGGATATCTTCTCATCATCTAGAAAAAAAGAAATAGCATTAGCACGTCAAGTTTTAGCTTATCTTTTTAAGACCACTATGAAGTTGAAAACCAAAGATATCTCCGAAAAATTAGATAAAAATCATTCTACTATTATTCATTCCATCAAAAAAATAGAACATTCTTTGTTGATGGGAAATGAAATGATAAAAAATAAGATCAACAACATCAAGAACAAATTGGAAGATGAAAAAGGGATTCTTACTTTATAAAAATAGAAGAAATCGGCCTCAAATTATGATTTAAACAAGAACAAATTGAGGCCGATTTTTTTATTTATAATAATCAGGTTGTTGCAACAAATGTTTTTTAAAAGTAATTTACATTTCTAAACCCACTATAGCTTCTGGCGTTACTACATGGAAGGTTAAACTTTCAGTGAAGAAAAATTTGAGCTGCTCGTCAAACTTGCTTTCATATCCTAAGGAAATATCTTGGCCTAAAATTAATTTAAAGTCTCCACCACGGTTAGAAACCACAAAACTTTCATCCACTTCATGCATAGGTTTCACTTTGGCGTCTATAATTTCTTTAACAACCAAATCCAAAGGATACGATAGATTCATGGTAAATAAATCTTGCCATAATTCTTTGTTGATCACTAAAGTATACGGTCCCTCAATCCCTTGCTCCATGAATCTCTTTTTTACTTCAAATAAAGATTTAACAAAATCTTTAAGGCTTTCTTTGGAGCTCTCCACAGAATTTTGTTTAGCAAGCGTTTGCAAGCCAATTATATTGGCTTTTTCTATACCTTTTAAAATTAATTTATTTTCAAAGGAAGCCAACTGCTTAGCAGCGGTTTCTAACCCTTCCAAATCCGGAGTTTTTAAGCCCCTTTCGATATTATCAAGCTCCCATTGTTTCAAAACAAATGGGTTTCTAATCTCTACTATAGGTAAAACTTGTCTTATTCCCCATCCCAATCCATCTCTTGGGTTTTCTATAAGCTCGTTGGTACCTAAATTGTATGAAGAATAATCCCATCCATAAGGACCTTCAACATCAATAATTGGTCTTATTTTTAATTTGTTCTTAAAAATCTCCTTTGCCCTTTCGTCTAATTCTTCCCAAGCTTCTTCAGTTATTGGAGCTAACTCTCTTTTAAGAAAATCCATTTTTACCCCTCCTTCATCTTTAGTATTTTTTCTACTTCAATCCTCTTAGTCCTAAATCACCTTTTTTATTCGAAGAAGATTCTTCTTTGCTTTCTCCTTCAACAGCTTCTTCCTCTACTTCCAGCAATGGCTTTTCTGTGAAAAGATAAGTCTTCAGTTCTTCATCCCATCCATCCATGTTTCTTCTTAACCATTCAATAAGCATTACCGCATGTTCAATTTCTTCGTCTCTATTGTGTTCCATAATTTCTTTGATGGTTGGATCTTTGGAAACAGCTGCCCTTTGGTTGTACCAATCTATCGCTTCAATCTCCTCTTTTAAACTGTTTAATGCATAAACATAAGAACGATCCTTGTCGCTTAGTTCTTCATATGGTTCATGGTAATCTTGCATTAAGTTTCCCTCCTTTTAATTTTTGATTTACTGCTCTGTTAAGTAATATCCTATAAAAACAAAGTTTCTACATCCTTTATTCTTTCAAAATCCTTGTCCATTGTAACTACTTTCAATCCATGGTATTTAGCTATGCTATATTGATATGCATCATCAAAATCTAATTTCAGGATTTTTCTTACACTTACAACTTCTCTGTATAGCTCCATCGGTAAAAACAGGAGTTTGGTATAAGGTGAATTTCTAAAAATACGTTTCGTATCCACTAAAAACATTATCTCCACTCCAAAGCTTTGTGTTGCAGCTCAACAGAAGTAAATTCCTCTCTTATCTCTGATAGACCTCCTTCCCAGTCGAACTTGAATTTACCTCTCGAATTTTCTCTGCCTTGATACTTACTTAGTAGAAAATCCACATAATCTAAAACCTCTCTCCTCAAATCTTCGGGAAGCTTTTCCATTTTTCCCTCGATTTCTTTATCATGCATAATCTTTGACTCCTTTTAATTTTTGATTGACTATCTCTAGAAACTTTTTATATAGCACCCTACAAATTTACTTTTTCATTTAAAATTATACCATTTTTTTATTTTTTTCAAAAAATTCCTAGATAGATCACAATATATGTTATAATTAACGTAGATGAGACATATTTTCTTTGAAACTTTGTTTGGAGGAATGTATTATGAGCGATTACGATGATGAAGATTTTAAAAAATTTTTAGATAGATTGTTTAAGGAACATCCAGAGCTTCAAAAGTTCAATCTTGAATTTTTAAAAAACGCAGATCCCAGTGAAATGGACGAGATTATAGAAAATCTAAAAGAGGCTGCTTATAAATTCAAAGAAGCAGAGATCAGTGTAAGGTCAGAAGTGGAGGAAAAATTAAATTACAATATCGATGATTTAGAAATTAATTTCGATAACTTCTTAGAGACTATAACTATATTTCCGTTCGCATTAACTATCAACAGTGAGATGTTGAAAGAAAAAGATGCCAAAGGGAGATTGAGCGGTAAATTTTTTGGAATGTATATTGATTTTAAATACGATAACGTTTTTGAACTTTTATCTATTAGAAAGGTTGGAGCAATGAAGGTTGCTAGTTTGATGAGAAACAATTTTTTTAAATTTTTACCAATAAAACAAAAGATATATGATTACATAAAAACCGCCGTAAATAATTATTTAAAGACCACTGGACTTGTTAAATATTTTGAAATAGACGAGATTAGAGAATTTAATATGTTAGTTGTATTGAGGAATAAACTTCATATTTCTAATGATAAATTGTTCGAAGAAATTTTAAGTAACGAGGAAAACGAAAAATATTATATGATGAAAGCATATTTTATTACAGAGTTTGCTATTGCTGTAGTGGAAAAAGATAGTATTTAAGTATTTGATTTTCTTGCTAACTTATTGCTTATATAAAAGATAAAGAAGATTAAAAGTATGTTCAGACCGCTTAAAGCATTTGCTTGTTGGTATAATCTCGCAGAGGAAAGGGAATAGTTAACCACACTGACAAGTGGAAAGTAATCTCTTACTTGCATAGTATAACTGATAGTGAATTCACCAAAAATTATTGCAAATATTTGAAGAAACGCACTTGTAAACGAAGTAAACAGAAGGGGTAATTCTACTTTTAGAAAGATAGTCGCTTTGTTTGCTCCGTCTATCTTTGCGGCTTCAATTATTTTATTGTCAAATCCTCGCACTGGCTGAAACAAAAATGAATACGCTATAGGAATGGTTATTAAGAAATATCCCAAGATCAATAACAATACGAATGGAATATTGAACAATATATTTAAATAAAGTAGAGCCATACCCAAAAAAGCAGATGATATTCCCAAAGTAGCCATTACACTAACATTGATGAGTTTACTGTAATTTTTTAATAGATAATATGCTGTTATTACAGCAAAGAAAGCTGATACAGTCGAGACTAAAAAGGAATTTAAAATAGATCTAACAACAGGATATACACTATTCAACTCTTTAGAGAATAAATTCAAAAATGAAGATATATCAAATTTCATATTTATAAAATCGAAAAAAGAAGCTGCAACACCAATTAAGACAATTGAATATTCAAAAATCAAGTAAAAGATGGATATTGTTCTACTTAAATATCCAGATTTTTTTTGAGAGAATGGTTCAAATTCAAAAGATATAGGTTCAAATTTTGATATAAAGATATTAAGAATTGTAAGAATTATGAGTTGAATTAAAGCATAAGATAAAGCCTTGGGAAAATCCAAAGTACTTCTCAATGTTGTAGAAATAGCCACTTCCAAAGTTGAATATCTTACTCCACCTAAACTTAAAACAATCGCAAAACTTGTGAAGTTATATGTAAATACTAAGAATAAAGCCCTTGAAATAGACGGAATGATCAAAGGTAATTCTACGTTAATAAAAGTTTTAAATTTACTCGCTCCTTCAATACTGGCTGTTTCTATAAAACTTGCAGGTACCCTTCTAAGAGCTTCCGATATATAACGAACAAAGATAGGAGAGTTATAAAAGACATGGGCCAATATTATCGCTTTCAATGTGTACATAATGTTTATACTAAACCCCAATTTTGAAAGGATACCAACTGAAGAATAAACAAGAGTGAAAGCCATAACTGCCGAAATAGGTGGAAAAAAGAAAGGTATAAAAATAGTGTTGTCTAATAATTTAGAAATGATCCCCTCGTTTCTTGAAACAAAATACGCTGGAATCAAAGTTATTGCCAACGATAAAACAGATGAAAGAATAGATTGATAAAAAGTAAAGCCAAGGATCCGCCACGTACGCGGATCCAAAAAATTCGCTAAACCTTCTAAACGAAAAAAATCTTTAAATAAAAAAGAAAAAGGGATCAGCCATAAGCTCAAAAATAAAATAAACAGTAAATTTTTGCCCTTTCTATTGTTCATAAATTCAGTATAATAGAGCCTCCCATTCTTTCAGCCATTGTTCCAGATTGTTTGAAATTTCTTGAGCTGGAATTGTTAGAATTTTTTCGGGAACCACTGCATATTGGTAAACCTCAGGCAGTTCAACATCAATTACAGGGAACATCCATTGATTTAAAGGTATTTCTTTTTGAAAATCTTCTGTTAGCAAAAATTCTATGAATTTCTGGGCTAAATCTAAGTTATCAGTACCTTTAACGATGCCCGCACCTTCTATTTGAACATAAGCACCTTCTTTGGGGATAAAAACCTTGTACTTACTAGATCCATAGTAATATTGTGAATATGCGCTATCAGTTGCATAGCTGACCATCATTGGTGCCTCACCAATTTCAAATTTTGCAAAGGAATCATCCCAGCTAGGACTCACCGTTAATATTGCAGGCTTAAGTCTTTCCCAAAACTCTTTCCACTCATCTCCATACACTGCTATTGTCCATAGTAAAAAAGCTTGACCGGTGCTTGAGGCTCTTGGATCCTGTATTATCAACGAATTTTTATATTTCGTTAGATCTTCAAAGGATTCTAATTTTTCTTCTATCCTTTCCGGATCATAAATGATGGCTATAGCTCCATAGTCATAAGGAATTACATAATATTCTGGATCAAATATCAATGCTTTATCTGTAATATTTTCAATGTTTTTTGGCTTGTAAGGGATCAATAAATCTTCTTCAACCGCCTTTGCTGCTAGTGATTGATCAAGCCCAATGACAACATCTGCTCGAGGATTTTTCTTTTCCAACACCAATCTCGTAAGAACGTTACCAGCGTCACCTAATTTTACCACTTTTACTTCACATTCGTTCATCTCTTCGAACTTTTGAAGCATTCCTTGCTCAATCCAACTGAAACTTTCATAAACATAGACAGTCAATTCCTCAGAAAAAACAGCAGAGAACAAAATAACTATAATACCCACCAACGCGAAAAACCTCTTCACCTTAACTCACCTCTTTTAAATATTTTTTTGTTAACTTAAATGAGATAGTCCATAACATAGAATGCCCATCATTAACTTACGTAAAACAAAAATCCTGTTCTTCACCAGCAAAGTGAGAACAGGATCAAATTGAATACATATTTTTAGCCTCCCTTCGCTGGTATTATCCAGATCAGGTAGTCAGGGTCGATGCCTTTTTGGCATCCTCTCAGCCTTTCAGCTCCCCTGGCCATTTGTTATTTACTTTCAAACTTATTATATCACATTTTTTTAAAATATGATAAAATATTTTAGAAATTATTTTTGTAAAACAATCTTATTATTTAAGGAAAGGGGTTAAAAAATGAGAATTTCAGAATTAGAAAAGATCATTAAAACCGAAATAAAAAGAGT encodes the following:
- a CDS encoding family 1 encapsulin nanocompartment shell protein, whose protein sequence is MDFLKRELAPITEEAWEELDERAKEIFKNKLKIRPIIDVEGPYGWDYSSYNLGTNELIENPRDGLGWGIRQVLPIVEIRNPFVLKQWELDNIERGLKTPDLEGLETAAKQLASFENKLILKGIEKANIIGLQTLAKQNSVESSKESLKDFVKSLFEVKKRFMEQGIEGPYTLVINKELWQDLFTMNLSYPLDLVVKEIIDAKVKPMHEVDESFVVSNRGGDFKLILGQDISLGYESKFDEQLKFFFTESLTFHVVTPEAIVGLEM
- a CDS encoding encapsulin-associated ferritin-like protein; protein product: MQDYHEPYEELSDKDRSYVYALNSLKEEIEAIDWYNQRAAVSKDPTIKEIMEHNRDEEIEHAVMLIEWLRRNMDGWDEELKTYLFTEKPLLEVEEEAVEGESKEESSSNKKGDLGLRGLK
- a CDS encoding PIN domain-containing protein, with product MFLVDTKRIFRNSPYTKLLFLPMELYREVVSVRKILKLDFDDAYQYSIAKYHGLKVVTMDKDFERIKDVETLFL
- a CDS encoding DUF2281 domain-containing protein translates to MHDKEIEGKMEKLPEDLRREVLDYVDFLLSKYQGRENSRGKFKFDWEGGLSEIREEFTSVELQHKALEWR
- a CDS encoding ABC transporter permease, with the translated sequence MSKLLDNTIFIPFFFPPISAVMAFTLVYSSVGILSKLGFSINIMYTLKAIILAHVFYNSPIFVRYISEALRRVPASFIETASIEGASKFKTFINVELPLIIPSISRALFLVFTYNFTSFAIVLSLGGVRYSTLEVAISTTLRSTLDFPKALSYALIQLIILTILNIFISKFEPISFEFEPFSQKKSGYLSRTISIFYLIFEYSIVLIGVAASFFDFINMKFDISSFLNLFSKELNSVYPVVRSILNSFLVSTVSAFFAVITAYYLLKNYSKLINVSVMATLGISSAFLGMALLYLNILFNIPFVLLLILGYFLITIPIAYSFLFQPVRGFDNKIIEAAKIDGANKATIFLKVELPLLFTSFTSAFLQIFAIIFGEFTISYTMQVRDYFPLVSVVNYSLSSARLYQQANALSGLNILLIFFIFYISNKLARKSNT
- a CDS encoding thiamine ABC transporter substrate-binding protein; the protein is MKRFFALVGIIVILFSAVFSEELTVYVYESFSWIEQGMLQKFEEMNECEVKVVKLGDAGNVLTRLVLEKKNPRADVVIGLDQSLAAKAVEEDLLIPYKPKNIENITDKALIFDPEYYVIPYDYGAIAIIYDPERIEEKLESFEDLTKYKNSLIIQDPRASSTGQAFLLWTIAVYGDEWKEFWERLKPAILTVSPSWDDSFAKFEIGEAPMMVSYATDSAYSQYYYGSSKYKVFIPKEGAYVQIEGAGIVKGTDNLDLAQKFIEFLLTEDFQKEIPLNQWMFPVIDVELPEVYQYAVVPEKILTIPAQEISNNLEQWLKEWEALLY